The following are encoded in a window of Halorarum salinum genomic DNA:
- a CDS encoding nicotinamide-nucleotide adenylyltransferase, whose amino-acid sequence MRGFYIGRFQPYHNGHHHMVEEIAGEVDELVLGIGSAGDSHTMRNPFTAGERIMMVSKSVDEFDLRTYPVPIEDLERNSVWVSHVQSMSPKFDVAYSNNPLVVQLFREADVEVRSSPMFRREVLEGTELRDRMVQGDDWENLVPDAVVEVIDEVDGIERIRRVADTDANGDDSADPE is encoded by the coding sequence ATGCGGGGGTTCTACATCGGGCGGTTCCAGCCGTACCACAACGGCCACCACCACATGGTCGAGGAGATCGCCGGCGAGGTCGACGAACTGGTGCTCGGCATCGGCTCGGCCGGCGACTCCCACACCATGCGCAACCCGTTCACGGCCGGCGAGCGCATCATGATGGTGAGCAAGTCGGTCGACGAGTTCGACCTGCGGACCTACCCGGTCCCCATCGAGGACCTCGAACGCAACTCGGTCTGGGTGAGCCACGTCCAGTCGATGTCCCCCAAGTTCGACGTCGCCTACTCGAACAACCCCCTCGTCGTCCAGCTGTTCCGGGAGGCCGACGTGGAGGTGCGCTCCTCGCCCATGTTCCGGCGGGAGGTGCTCGAGGGGACCGAACTCCGCGACCGGATGGTCCAGGGCGACGACTGGGAGAACCTCGTCCCGGACGCCGTCGTGGAGGTCATCGACGAGGTGGACGGCATCGAGCGCATCCGCCGCGTCGCCGACACGGACGCCAACGGCGACGACAGCGCCGACCCGGAGTAG
- a CDS encoding SAM hydrolase/SAM-dependent halogenase family protein — translation MFTLASDFGSPYPAAMKGVLLTEADGDPRLVDVAHDLPRQDPRAAAFWLRFVLPEFPPAVHLAVVDPGVGTDRAAVVVGAGEHALVGPDNGSLLPPARALAGIAGTEPDVFAVDVDDPRSSTFHGRDVFAPAAAAVHDAGAENLADLDRLEPTDDYVDLRLPEAEVEDDRAAGEVLVVDGFGNAVTNVPGAFLDGRVGEELRVETPEGAVTAPVVETFAAVDPGDPLVTVGSHGYVECDVNRGRGEAAFGVGPGDELVLSFG, via the coding sequence ATGTTCACGCTCGCCTCGGACTTCGGCTCCCCCTACCCGGCGGCGATGAAGGGCGTACTGCTCACGGAGGCCGACGGGGACCCCCGACTCGTCGACGTCGCCCACGACCTCCCCAGACAGGACCCCCGCGCGGCCGCCTTCTGGCTCCGGTTCGTCCTCCCCGAGTTCCCGCCCGCCGTCCACCTCGCGGTCGTCGACCCCGGCGTCGGCACCGACCGGGCCGCCGTGGTGGTCGGGGCCGGCGAACACGCGCTCGTGGGACCGGACAACGGGTCGCTCCTCCCGCCGGCCCGCGCGCTCGCGGGGATCGCCGGAACGGAACCGGACGTGTTCGCCGTCGACGTCGACGACCCCCGGAGCAGCACCTTCCACGGCCGGGACGTGTTCGCCCCCGCGGCCGCCGCGGTCCACGACGCGGGCGCGGAGAACCTCGCCGACCTCGACCGCCTCGAACCGACCGACGACTACGTCGACCTCCGCCTCCCGGAGGCCGAGGTCGAGGACGACCGCGCGGCCGGCGAGGTGCTCGTCGTCGACGGCTTCGGCAACGCCGTGACGAACGTGCCGGGCGCGTTCCTCGACGGCCGCGTCGGGGAGGAACTGCGGGTCGAGACCCCGGAAGGGGCCGTGACCGCGCCCGTCGTGGAGACGTTCGCCGCCGTCGACCCCGGCGACCCCCTGGTGACCGTCGGGAGCCACGGCTACGTGGAGTGCGACGTCAACCGCGGGCGCGGCGAAGCCGCGTTCGGGGTCGGTCCCGGGGACGAACTCGTGCTATCGTTCGGATGA
- a CDS encoding APC family permease has product MPDGPGLGLTEAVSIALGGMIGGGIYAVLGVVAGITGAATWFAFLLAGVVALCAAHSYVALNEIVDGNGGSVTFVQYFTGNATLAGMVGWTLLFGYVGSMAMYAFAFAEFGLTLPGVPDSVGSVPLRPVVSVLAVAGFVGLNLLGARATGSAENVLVGLKVAILLLFGVGGLAYGYLVSTEPVKYGVSQFASVGPIMAAGVSFVAFQGWQLLFYDQEGIEGASATIRKAVYVSIPVAVLVYLLVGIATYHLAPGALQANPHTALKDAASRMAGVVGMAGAGALVISLSALFSTGSAINATLFSAGYFAKGMLSSDLLPDRVGDSSESGVPHRTLLLLGAVTAAFTAYGSLEAITNFASVAFIVVFGGMSYLAFRNRDRSEVRTAPTAVGTVGAAGFLPVMLYHLYTANRHTFYMVLALTVAVVAVELLYFERDVLEREIETVEEDLSDAL; this is encoded by the coding sequence ATGCCCGACGGTCCGGGCCTCGGACTGACCGAGGCGGTCTCGATCGCGCTGGGCGGGATGATCGGCGGCGGCATCTACGCCGTGCTCGGCGTCGTCGCCGGGATAACCGGGGCGGCGACGTGGTTCGCGTTCCTGCTCGCCGGCGTCGTCGCGCTGTGTGCGGCCCACTCGTACGTCGCGCTCAACGAGATCGTCGACGGGAACGGCGGGTCGGTGACGTTCGTCCAGTACTTCACCGGCAACGCCACGCTCGCTGGCATGGTCGGCTGGACGCTCCTGTTCGGCTACGTCGGCTCGATGGCGATGTACGCGTTCGCGTTCGCGGAGTTCGGGCTCACCCTCCCGGGTGTCCCGGATTCCGTGGGGAGCGTCCCGTTGCGGCCGGTCGTCTCCGTGCTCGCCGTCGCGGGGTTCGTCGGACTGAACCTCCTCGGCGCGCGGGCGACCGGGTCTGCCGAGAACGTCCTCGTCGGGCTCAAGGTCGCCATCCTCCTGCTCTTCGGCGTCGGCGGGCTGGCCTACGGCTATCTCGTCTCGACCGAACCGGTGAAGTACGGCGTCTCGCAGTTCGCCTCGGTCGGGCCGATCATGGCCGCGGGCGTCTCGTTCGTCGCGTTCCAGGGGTGGCAGCTCCTGTTCTACGACCAGGAGGGGATCGAGGGCGCCTCGGCGACGATCCGGAAGGCGGTGTACGTCTCCATCCCCGTCGCCGTCCTCGTCTACCTGCTCGTCGGCATCGCGACGTACCACCTCGCGCCGGGCGCGCTTCAGGCGAACCCGCACACGGCGCTGAAGGACGCGGCGAGTCGGATGGCGGGCGTGGTCGGGATGGCCGGCGCCGGCGCGCTCGTCATCTCGCTGTCCGCGCTGTTCTCGACGGGGAGCGCCATCAACGCGACGCTGTTCTCGGCGGGCTACTTCGCGAAGGGGATGCTCTCGAGTGACCTCCTCCCGGACCGGGTCGGCGACTCGAGCGAGAGCGGGGTCCCCCACCGGACGCTGCTCCTCCTCGGCGCCGTCACGGCGGCGTTCACCGCCTACGGCAGCCTCGAGGCCATCACGAACTTCGCGTCCGTCGCGTTCATCGTGGTGTTCGGCGGGATGAGCTACCTCGCGTTCCGGAACCGCGACCGGTCGGAGGTTCGGACCGCCCCGACGGCAGTCGGGACGGTCGGGGCGGCCGGCTTTCTCCCGGTGATGCTGTATCACCTGTACACCGCGAACCGGCACACGTTCTACATGGTGCTCGCGCTGACCGTCGCCGTCGTCGCCGTCGAACTGCTCTACTTCGAGCGCGACGTGCTCGAGCGTGAGATCGAGACGGTGGAGGAGGACCTCTCCGACGCGTTGTGA
- the thsA gene encoding thermosome subunit alpha, whose amino-acid sequence MQQPLYVLAEGSERTRGSDAQSSNIAAGRAVAGAVRTTLGPRGMDKMLVDTSGDVVVTNDGATILTEMDIEHPAAQMLVEVAETQEEELGDGTTTAAVLSGELLGRAEDLLEDGVHPTAIVEGYHEALRLALDAVDGMVIGDEVDGDLLRAVAESAMTGKGTGDVTADRLAELVVDAVTQVTEDGRVDRDDIRTFTWTGGSAAATELVQGVVLEEEPANDNMPRRVEDASVAVVDAKLDVRSGEVDSEYTITSVDQLDAALTAEDEERRAIASALSDAGVDVIVCSKKISDRVAAHLADAGILAFSNVKKSDAGSFARATGASRLGTVSDVEPADLGTAREVRVEKFGDDEFAVVEGTDDSRTVTLFVRGGTEHVVDELERALEDAVGVVTAAVEDGAVVPGAGAAEVAVVDHVRAGANAVTGRKQLAVEAFADAVEAIPRTLAENVGMDPIDALVELRATFDRDGVAGVVAEGQSGRIGDPAEVGVYDPAAVKREALESATEAATMILRIDDVIAAN is encoded by the coding sequence ATGCAGCAACCCCTGTACGTTCTCGCGGAGGGCAGCGAGCGCACCCGCGGGAGCGACGCCCAGTCTTCGAACATCGCGGCCGGTCGGGCGGTCGCCGGCGCGGTACGGACGACGCTCGGGCCGCGCGGGATGGACAAGATGCTCGTCGACACCTCCGGCGACGTCGTCGTCACGAACGACGGCGCGACCATCCTCACGGAGATGGACATCGAGCACCCGGCCGCCCAGATGCTCGTCGAGGTCGCCGAGACCCAGGAGGAGGAGCTCGGAGACGGGACGACGACGGCGGCCGTCCTCTCCGGCGAACTGCTCGGCCGCGCCGAGGACCTCCTCGAGGACGGGGTCCACCCGACGGCGATCGTCGAGGGCTACCATGAGGCGCTCCGGCTGGCGCTCGACGCCGTCGACGGCATGGTGATCGGGGACGAGGTCGACGGGGACCTCCTCCGGGCGGTCGCCGAGTCCGCGATGACCGGAAAGGGGACCGGCGACGTGACCGCGGACCGCCTCGCCGAACTCGTCGTCGACGCCGTGACGCAGGTGACCGAGGACGGCCGGGTCGACCGCGACGACATCCGGACGTTCACGTGGACGGGCGGCTCGGCGGCCGCGACGGAACTCGTCCAGGGGGTCGTCCTCGAGGAGGAGCCGGCCAACGACAACATGCCCCGGCGCGTCGAGGACGCGTCGGTCGCGGTGGTCGACGCGAAGCTCGACGTGCGGAGCGGGGAGGTCGACTCCGAGTACACGATCACCTCCGTCGACCAACTGGACGCGGCCCTGACTGCGGAGGACGAGGAACGGCGGGCCATCGCGTCCGCGCTCTCTGACGCGGGCGTCGACGTGATCGTCTGCTCGAAGAAGATCTCCGACCGCGTCGCCGCCCACCTGGCCGACGCCGGCATCCTCGCGTTCTCGAACGTGAAGAAGTCCGATGCGGGGTCGTTCGCCCGGGCGACCGGCGCCTCCCGGCTCGGAACGGTCTCCGACGTCGAGCCCGCCGACCTCGGGACGGCCCGCGAGGTCCGCGTCGAGAAGTTCGGCGACGACGAGTTCGCCGTCGTCGAGGGGACCGACGACTCCCGGACGGTGACGCTGTTCGTCCGCGGCGGCACCGAACACGTCGTCGACGAACTGGAGCGCGCCCTCGAGGACGCCGTCGGCGTCGTCACCGCGGCGGTCGAGGACGGCGCGGTCGTCCCCGGCGCCGGCGCGGCCGAGGTCGCCGTCGTCGACCACGTCCGCGCGGGCGCGAACGCCGTCACCGGCCGCAAGCAGCTCGCGGTCGAGGCGTTCGCGGACGCCGTCGAGGCGATCCCGCGGACGCTCGCCGAGAACGTCGGGATGGACCCCATCGACGCGCTCGTCGAACTCCGGGCGACGTTCGACCGCGACGGCGTCGCGGGCGTCGTCGCCGAGGGTCAGTCGGGCCGGATCGGCGATCCCGCCGAGGTCGGCGTGTACGACCCGGCCGCCGTGAAGCGCGAGGCGCTGGAGTCGGCGACCGAGGCGGCGACGATGATCCTCCGCATCGACGACGTCATCGCGGCGAACTGA
- a CDS encoding amidohydrolase family protein codes for MLELEHGFRVVDVHAQLDPDEQAVATHGRDISPERLQREMHQAGVVRAAVSPGPRPRGEGYLRANNAVARLSVERPFVAMARLNGPRRVGASAGSRLRNLAAVPGDHHAEPGDVEQYAYDHRFHGFVVDPTHDGLPTEAVLEQIGATDSPVLLHSSERVPPAAVAESVLEYDFPVVLTSFGGFPLDRARMDEALALLDSYDDLHLDTSFVRYREVLERGLLEHPDRVLFGSGAPDTHPDVGVMEVLTLDVPEDLMTRAFTKNPVRLFPGLATGAED; via the coding sequence ATGCTGGAACTGGAACACGGGTTCCGGGTGGTCGACGTGCACGCGCAACTCGATCCCGACGAGCAGGCGGTCGCCACCCACGGCCGGGACATCTCCCCGGAGCGCCTCCAGCGCGAGATGCACCAGGCGGGCGTGGTGCGCGCGGCCGTCTCCCCCGGCCCCCGCCCGCGAGGTGAGGGCTACCTCCGTGCGAACAACGCGGTCGCTCGGCTCTCCGTCGAGCGCCCGTTCGTCGCGATGGCCCGGCTGAACGGGCCCCGGAGGGTCGGTGCGAGCGCGGGCTCGCGGCTCCGGAACCTGGCCGCGGTCCCCGGTGACCACCACGCCGAACCCGGGGACGTGGAGCAGTACGCCTACGACCACCGCTTCCACGGGTTCGTCGTCGACCCGACCCACGACGGCCTGCCGACCGAGGCCGTCCTCGAACAGATCGGGGCGACCGACTCGCCGGTCCTGCTCCACAGTTCCGAACGGGTCCCCCCCGCCGCCGTCGCCGAGTCGGTGCTCGAGTACGACTTCCCGGTCGTGCTCACCAGCTTCGGCGGGTTCCCGCTCGACAGGGCGCGCATGGACGAGGCGCTGGCGCTGCTCGACAGCTACGACGACCTCCACCTCGACACGAGTTTCGTCCGGTACCGGGAGGTGCTCGAACGGGGGCTGCTAGAGCATCCGGACAGGGTGCTTTTCGGTTCGGGCGCGCCGGACACCCACCCGGACGTCGGCGTGATGGAGGTGCTCACGCTCGACGTGCCGGAGGACCTGATGACGCGCGCGTTCACGAAGAACCCCGTCAGGCTGTTCCCCGGACTGGCGACCGGCGCCGAGGACTGA
- a CDS encoding glycosyltransferase family 2 protein — protein MDISVVVPTLNGRDLLAASLDSLAEHAPDAEVIVVNGPSADGTTGMVRDREDVDVLVEISARNVNVARNAGIEIADGDAVALLGYDHRVEADWLDTVADALVDGADAVTGPLRRTVKGGATSEAVERRRIVGREVTYVNGRNAAFRADLLSKLDGFDEYLETGGSRDVSHRLAGMDVEVAWRPGMAVRREAPTAADGGRTEHDWGWKYRALAYRLVKNYGVRPTVARRTLAHAVSDGRGALREVTRGEATPTSWIGNGRDVLTGIATGASDGLVARASDRSSTRNPHGLSVRADRAVAKYDWREP, from the coding sequence ATGGACATCTCGGTCGTCGTCCCGACGCTCAACGGCCGGGACCTGCTCGCGGCGAGCCTCGACTCGCTCGCCGAGCACGCCCCGGACGCGGAGGTGATCGTCGTCAACGGCCCCTCGGCCGACGGCACGACCGGGATGGTACGCGACCGCGAGGACGTGGACGTGCTCGTGGAGATCTCCGCCCGCAACGTCAACGTCGCGCGCAACGCGGGCATCGAGATCGCAGACGGCGACGCCGTGGCGCTCCTCGGCTACGACCACCGGGTCGAGGCGGACTGGCTCGACACGGTGGCGGACGCGCTCGTCGACGGCGCCGACGCGGTGACCGGACCCCTCAGACGGACGGTGAAAGGGGGAGCGACGAGCGAGGCGGTCGAACGCCGGCGGATCGTCGGCCGCGAGGTGACGTACGTCAACGGCCGCAACGCCGCGTTCCGCGCGGACCTGCTCTCCAAACTCGACGGGTTCGACGAGTACCTGGAGACGGGGGGCTCCCGGGACGTCTCACACCGCCTCGCCGGGATGGACGTCGAGGTGGCCTGGCGCCCCGGGATGGCCGTCCGCCGGGAGGCGCCGACGGCGGCCGACGGGGGGAGGACCGAGCACGACTGGGGGTGGAAGTACCGCGCGCTCGCGTACCGACTCGTGAAGAACTACGGCGTCCGGCCGACGGTCGCCCGTCGCACCCTCGCGCACGCCGTCTCGGACGGTCGGGGGGCGCTCCGCGAGGTCACCCGCGGCGAGGCGACCCCCACCTCCTGGATCGGGAACGGCCGCGACGTGCTGACGGGGATCGCGACGGGAGCCTCCGACGGTCTGGTCGCGCGGGCGAGTGATCGGTCCTCGACGCGGAACCCCCACGGGCTCAGCGTCCGTGCCGACCGCGCCGTCGCGAAGTACGACTGGCGGGAGCCGTAA
- a CDS encoding MarR family transcriptional regulator, with protein sequence MSTSTADVDGNDPLSKTEYRDRLRELPPSAKLVAKVLEGEAPLSQGQLADESLLPDRTVRYALNRLEECELVGSRYSFKDARKQVYFLNT encoded by the coding sequence ATGAGCACCAGTACCGCGGACGTGGATGGTAACGACCCCCTATCGAAGACGGAGTACCGCGACAGGCTCCGTGAACTCCCCCCGAGCGCCAAACTGGTGGCGAAGGTGCTCGAGGGCGAGGCACCGCTCTCGCAGGGGCAGCTCGCGGACGAGTCGCTGCTCCCCGACCGGACGGTTCGCTATGCGCTGAACCGCCTCGAGGAGTGCGAGCTGGTTGGGTCGCGCTACTCCTTCAAGGACGCGCGCAAGCAGGTGTACTTCCTCAACACGTAG